A region from the Bactrocera dorsalis isolate Fly_Bdor chromosome 1, ASM2337382v1, whole genome shotgun sequence genome encodes:
- the LOC125775444 gene encoding uncharacterized protein LOC125775444 isoform X1: MVSQFPLDPMHLVDLGVCKKLLQLLIKKGNINVSKINEKITFLSNLVPSEFGRICRSLDEISNWKATEFRQFLLYIGIFVLKDCISSDHYYHFLLLHAGIRLLSCEKSYSTEANVAQQILQEFVDLFGNIYGDHLVSYNVHGLLHLTDCTKQFGPLDQFSAYKFENHMQYLKKLINKPNKILQQLHLRLDERTNTNIEPNKTLKINLFNIEFKKEKDSYCFSEKLGPIKVITMSDESGCVMVSAHCFLDVENDFEEPLESSSGLGILVAKKLDKKVFKIKKDDIVYKYFSIPHEGKFLLIPILHHLFHKFSN; encoded by the coding sequence ATGGTCTCCCAATTTCCATTAGACCCGATGCATCTTGTAGATCTTGGTGTATGTAAAAAGTTGCTTCaattactaattaaaaaagggaatataaatgtaagcaaaattaacgaaaaaataacttttctcTCTAATTTAGTTCCTTCTGAGTTTGGCAGGATATGTAGAAGTTTAGATGAAATCAGCAATTGGAAAGCGACAGAGTTTAGGCAGTTTTTATTGTATATAGGCATATTTGTCCTAAAAGATTGTATTAGTAGTGACCATTActaccattttttattattgcacgCAGGAATAAGGCTGTTATCATGTGAAAAATCATATAGTACTGAAGCTAACGTTGCCCAACAAATATTACAAGAATTCGTTGATTTGTTTGGGAATATATACGGAGACCATTTAGTTAGTTATAACGTGCATGGTTTACTGCATTTAACTGACTGCACTAAGCAATTCGGTCCTCTAGATCAGTTTTCAGCCTATAAGTTTGAAAAccatatgcaatatttaaaaaaacttataaataaaccGAATAAAATCCTTCAGCAATTGCATTTAAGACTTGATGAAAGAACTAATACAAACATTGAACCcaacaaaactttaaaaattaatttatttaatatagaatttaaaaaagaaaaagattcTTATTGTTTTAGTGAAAAATTAGGGCCCATAAAAGTAATAACTATGTCAGACGAATCTGGTTGCGTTATGGTATCTGCACATTGTTTTTTAGATGTTGAAAATGATTTTGAAGAACCTTTAGAATCGTCATCGGGTTTAGGTATTTTAGTAGCGAAGAAATTAGATAAAAAggtatttaaaatcaaaaaagacgacatagtttacaaatatttctctATTCCACATGAGGGAAAGTTTCTCCTTATACCCATTCTACatcatttatttcataaattttcaaattag
- the LOC125775444 gene encoding uncharacterized protein LOC125775444 isoform X2, producing MENIFDEIDLEDCPTTSSTPAKDQLHLKRKKFNTSGCYNTKVSISKRPVEGNEVIDILTTISKQLDDLTTRVCDLETKIDKHLKENIIHKSEEMAQQKTVRECKVLIRKIHQSVCRMTGEDVDNVQTEIASTLPLNTLAAALEMDEKLKCDEFAATTKQFVLRIKGTSDSVHDVLRSL from the exons atggaaaatatatttgacgAAATTGACTTGGAGGATTGTCCAACAACGTCTTCAACTCCCGCAAaag acCAATTACATTTAAAGCGTAAAAAGTTTAACACGTCTGGTTGCTACAATACAAAGGTCAGCATTTCAAAACGACCTGTGGAAGGAAACG AGGTTATTGACATTTTAACCACTATTTCCAAACAGCTTGACGATTTGACGACGAGGGTATGCGATTTGGAAACTAAAATCGATAagcatttaaaagaaaat ATTATTCATAAAAGTGAAGAAATGGCGCAGCAAAAAACGGTTCGTGAATGCAAGGTCCTCATCCGCAAAATTCATCAATCGGTATGCCGAATGACTGGTGAAGATGTCGACAACGTTCAAACCGAAATTGCTTCCACCCTACCATTAAATACGCTTGCTGCAGCTTTGGAAATGGACGAAAAATTGAAATGCGACGAATTTGCTGCTACAACG aaaCAATTCGTTTTGAGGATAAAAGGTACTTCAGATAGTGTACATGATGTGTTGCGAAGTCTGTAA